The following DNA comes from Acidobacteriota bacterium.
TTTGCGCCGCGAGGGGCTACGGGAAATCGAACTGATGTCGAGCGAACCGATTCACGAAGCGATGAATGGCGACTCGTCAAAAAGCCTCATCACCTGGTTTACGATTGCGGGCGGCATCACCGGCGCGACGGCGGCGATATTACTAACCGTTCTGACCTCGCGTCACGTCAACATTGTCACAGGGGGAATGCCGGTCGTTTCGTTCTGGGCTTTCGGGGTCATTATCTTTGAAACCGCGATGTTCACTGCCGTGTTGTTCGCACTGGGGCGAATGCTTTACGAAGCGCGATTATTCGGCGGCTCGCCGGTTGATTACGATGAAGCGGTCAGCGATGACAAGGTGGTTATGGCTGTGCGGTGCAGCGACGAAGCTTCAGTCAATACCGCAAAAACTTTGCTCAATGCAAACAACGCCACTCTCAATATTGATTAAATAAATCTCCTCCAAAAAGCAATGCAGGGAAAAAAAGCAGAAGATGTGACAAAGGGTGAAGGGTACGCGAAGCTGCCTCGCGTGTGCGGATTGCAGAAGCGGCGGAGAATCCGGTTGATAAGCGTTATCTTTTAAAACTCCGCAACTCCTGGCACGCCTTTGCTCTGCATTATCGCCTGGAAATCAATCCGCTGAAAGTGGCTGCAACCTCTCCTATGCATAATCAAACACTCACCAAATTCAGGCTTTTTAACAAATTTTAACAATTCCCAATGTATCTTTTTGCGCTTTCGCAGTTCTTCCAAAATGTAGGAGCGACCTGAATAAATAAACAACAAGGGAGTTCCTCATGAAGAGAGTTCTATGCATTTTAGTCACCGTCACTTGCCTGCTGGTCGCTCCGGTCGTCGCGCAGGAGAAATACATAACCCTTTATAGTCAACCGATTCCCGAAAGCGACCTCATCACGATTCAAGATGACAGTACAGGGAATTTTTTACTCATCAGTCTTTCAAGCGGCGAATACAAATTTTATCGTTGCCGTGATGGTCTGACCTTTGCCGGTATAGGAACCGTAAAATTAAATGGCTGTGCAGTGACTTTTGAATCAATCGATAAACTCCATCGGGTGCTGGCTTCGGTCGATGAATGCGACCAACAGGCAAAAGCGGCTATTGAAATTTTCACGCGCTGGGGAAATAAATTCGATATTGAACCGATTAAAGAATATTTGAGCGATTCCAATATGCGGGATAGCACGACGGAATGTACAACGAAAGCGCAATCCACCAAACCCTAGAATCGGGCGAACGGCAATCATTCATGGCTCAATTGCCGATATGCCCAACGATAAGCTTTGCCTGTAAGTTTGGCTTTACCATCGAGACACGGGTCTATATGGTAATACGGTCCTCCTATACTTGCAGGCAAAGCTCTATATTTTTTTCCTGACGTTTAATCCTCGACAGCATTTCAACCCGCGATAATCAAGCGCCCTGAGAAATCCATTCTAAAAAACCTTCCGTAATTTCTACATTGATGTTTTTCAATTTCGCCGAAGCGAGTATGATTAAGTAGGTCAACAGCCAAGGATTCGCAACCGGACGCTTGAGTAAAAACCTCGCGAACAAGCGCCGAAAATTCTTAACAACTCAGTTTGTCAGAGGGATCGCAATGAAATCTAATCTGATGAAACCTTTTGTTCGTGCCACTTTTTTCGCTTTCAGTGTTTTGCTGATGGCGGTTTCGACATCCCCCGCGCAATCGGCAGATGACCAGCGACGCCTACAGGTACAACCATCCGTCAATCGCCTGCCCGGCAATGCCAAACGTTATGCGTTGATTGTCGGGGTTGATGAATATCAGGATTCGCAAATCAACAAACTCACCGGCGCATCCAATGATGCCAAGGCGCTCGCCGACGCGCTGGTCAAATACGCAGGATTTCCGGGCGAAAATGTCATCCTTTTGACTTCCAATCAGGCGGTCGAATTGCAACCGACACGCGCCAACATACTGCGCCGGTTGTCGAATTTGCGGCAGGTGGTTCCTAAAGATGGACTCTTATTGTTTTCCTTCGCAGGACATGGCATTGAACGCAATGGTCGCGCTTACCTGTTGCCGATGGATGCGCAGGTCAGCACAGACATCGCCTTGCTCGAAGATTCCGCGATTAATGTCGAAGCCATGCGTGACCGCATACGGCAAACCAATGTCGGGCAGGTGCTGCTCATCCTTGATGCCTGTCGCAACAATCCGACAACCGGACGCGGCGAATCGCGGAGCATTTTAACCCGCACCTATACCGATGGCTTCAATTTTGATTTACGCAATCAGGACATCACGGCGTTTGCAACCCTGTATGCCACAGGGGTCGGACAGGCGGCGCTGGAATTCAAAGATAAAAAGCAGGGCTATTTCACCTGGGCATTGGTTGA
Coding sequences within:
- a CDS encoding quinol:electron acceptor oxidoreductase subunit ActD, which gives rise to MTETILAAFATHEDALEAARALRREGLREIELMSSEPIHEAMNGDSSKSLITWFTIAGGITGATAAILLTVLTSRHVNIVTGGMPVVSFWAFGVIIFETAMFTAVLFALGRMLYEARLFGGSPVDYDEAVSDDKVVMAVRCSDEASVNTAKTLLNANNATLNID